One window of Aricia agestis chromosome 20, ilAriAges1.1, whole genome shotgun sequence genomic DNA carries:
- the LOC121737135 gene encoding zinc carboxypeptidase A 1-like isoform X2 has protein sequence MWVTVFLHALYKYCGKVIQVKKSGVTYVGRTLYEVVINGSSWGNSSKSVTVIDAGQDASEAPVGFALYLIEQLVACMEYQKMIDHIRWVILPSTNPDGMEYSRAKHEYWKKNTRLINNLSYGVDITRNFEVAWADCSAANNSFSQDYPGHQANSENETIFIRNTIQKYSESTKAYVSLRRDGHGIFYPFANENSSNNGTETAKEVAGYVASKVNQEIFLHLFQNDSIFNANIKPHCGHSVDYVFKTFAVPYAFEMRMFVESSNEITSKFHRMPKGYGSSLTAEYFAGIKELYRHIRKTTE, from the exons GTAACAGTATTTTTGCACGCTCTATATAAATACTGTGGGAAAGTCATTCAAGTGAAGAAAAGTGGAGTCACGTACGTCGGAAGAACTTTGTATGag GTGGTTATAAACGGTTCTTCTTGGGGGAACAGCTCCAAGTCCGTGACCGTTATAGACGCAGGCCAGGATGCTAGCGAAGCCCCCGTGGGTTTCGCCCTCTACCTCATAGAGCAGCTTGTCGCCTGTATGGAGTATCAGAAGATGATAGACCACATCAGATGGGTGATCCTCCCCTCTACAAACCCTGATGGAATGGAATATTCTAGAGCA aaacatGAATATTGGAAGAAGAATACACGCCTGATCAACAATTTAAGCTACGGAGTGGATATAACTAGAAATTTTGAGGTGGCCTGGGCAGATTGTTCCGCTGCAAACAACAGCTTCTCCCAAGATTACCCTGGACACCAGGCGAACTCTGAAAACGAGACTATATTCATTAGAAATACGATACAAAAGTATTCAGAATCGACCAAAGCTTATGTTTCACTACGACGCGACGGTCACGGAATCTTCTATCCGTTCGCCAACGAAAACTCTTCTAACAATGGCACGGAAACGGCAAAGGAGGTAGCCGGCTACGTCGCCTCCAAAGTAAACCAGGAGATATTCCTACATTTGTTCCAAAACGACAGTATTTTCAACGCTAACATTAAGCCCCACTGCGGGCACAGCGTGGACTATGTTTTTAAAACGTTCGCCGTCCCGTACGCTTTTGAAATGCGAATGTTCGTCGAGTCGAGTAACGAAATAACGTCAAAATTTCACCGGATGCCCAAGGGATACGGCTCCTCGCTCACAGCGGAATACTTCGCCGGAATTAAAGAACTATACCGACATATAAGGAAAACAACCGAATAA
- the LOC121737135 gene encoding zinc carboxypeptidase A 1-like isoform X1 has protein sequence MVYFRLFFLSVLLTCLPGNATKCGCKSMRACYRSMLRDLRSGGEEACVENVPVSTATVTVFLHALYKYCGKVIQVKKSGVTYVGRTLYEVVINGSSWGNSSKSVTVIDAGQDASEAPVGFALYLIEQLVACMEYQKMIDHIRWVILPSTNPDGMEYSRAKHEYWKKNTRLINNLSYGVDITRNFEVAWADCSAANNSFSQDYPGHQANSENETIFIRNTIQKYSESTKAYVSLRRDGHGIFYPFANENSSNNGTETAKEVAGYVASKVNQEIFLHLFQNDSIFNANIKPHCGHSVDYVFKTFAVPYAFEMRMFVESSNEITSKFHRMPKGYGSSLTAEYFAGIKELYRHIRKTTE, from the exons CTGCAAGTCTATGAGAGCATGCTACAGGAGCATGTTGAGGGATCTAAGATCGGGGGGTGAGGAGGCCTGTGTGGAAAACGTACCAGTTAGCACCGCCACT GTAACAGTATTTTTGCACGCTCTATATAAATACTGTGGGAAAGTCATTCAAGTGAAGAAAAGTGGAGTCACGTACGTCGGAAGAACTTTGTATGag GTGGTTATAAACGGTTCTTCTTGGGGGAACAGCTCCAAGTCCGTGACCGTTATAGACGCAGGCCAGGATGCTAGCGAAGCCCCCGTGGGTTTCGCCCTCTACCTCATAGAGCAGCTTGTCGCCTGTATGGAGTATCAGAAGATGATAGACCACATCAGATGGGTGATCCTCCCCTCTACAAACCCTGATGGAATGGAATATTCTAGAGCA aaacatGAATATTGGAAGAAGAATACACGCCTGATCAACAATTTAAGCTACGGAGTGGATATAACTAGAAATTTTGAGGTGGCCTGGGCAGATTGTTCCGCTGCAAACAACAGCTTCTCCCAAGATTACCCTGGACACCAGGCGAACTCTGAAAACGAGACTATATTCATTAGAAATACGATACAAAAGTATTCAGAATCGACCAAAGCTTATGTTTCACTACGACGCGACGGTCACGGAATCTTCTATCCGTTCGCCAACGAAAACTCTTCTAACAATGGCACGGAAACGGCAAAGGAGGTAGCCGGCTACGTCGCCTCCAAAGTAAACCAGGAGATATTCCTACATTTGTTCCAAAACGACAGTATTTTCAACGCTAACATTAAGCCCCACTGCGGGCACAGCGTGGACTATGTTTTTAAAACGTTCGCCGTCCCGTACGCTTTTGAAATGCGAATGTTCGTCGAGTCGAGTAACGAAATAACGTCAAAATTTCACCGGATGCCCAAGGGATACGGCTCCTCGCTCACAGCGGAATACTTCGCCGGAATTAAAGAACTATACCGACATATAAGGAAAACAACCGAATAA